In the genome of Aspergillus luchuensis IFO 4308 DNA, chromosome 2, nearly complete sequence, one region contains:
- a CDS encoding dynactin subunit 2 (COG:Z;~EggNog:ENOG410PGGR;~InterPro:IPR028133;~PFAM:PF04912;~go_component: GO:0005869 - dynactin complex [Evidence IEA];~go_process: GO:0007017 - microtubule-based process [Evidence IEA]) — translation MSFNRKYAGLPDLDLAPDIYETPDLTDEASTVPTTTIRTASNADDDAGSNSDIDRQGINADEARAHFLGATVDARDVNFSDSIAMKRKAYKNKNRRRRRNENGLEEPEDISDSEDESLERKLARLRREVEELKDEMAARQTETEPEAAEGKEPTDDGVLELSRALDNLYTSRTDNTGSHSAATLLAQKIATKSTSQTAAPSTQNADVTQQPEPTAPASSGVLAHAAAFDGRLALIEAAMGISSSSNPFVSDGISEPALQPVLPAVDHLTSRLTTLMNILVGPNPVSAVPTMGSAPPSTTVTTPHLETLSTRVRKLTADTEALASARKRAVDAAKAAQNARIASAAIEPSDMSVSSSSATEVDPAATQRDEQATKIQALYATLPTIQSLHPILPSVLERLRSLRAIHAGAAQASESLDTLEKRQADMAREIEQWREGLQVVEEKMGQGEAAMKSNIELVEPWVRDLEARLDRLEGQGA, via the exons ATGTCCTTCAATAGGAAGTATGCTGGTCTTCCCGACCTG GATCTCGCTCCCGATATCTACGAGACCCCCGATCTGACCGACGAAGCATCCACCGTTCCG ACTACAACTATCCGCACCGCATCCAATGCAGACGACGATGCCGGCTCCAACTCCGACATCGACCGCCAGGGAATCAACGCAGATGAAGCACGCGCCCACTTCCTAGGAGCCACAGTCGACGCGCGCGATGTCAACTTCTCCGACAGTATCGCGATGAAGCGGAAGGCgtacaagaacaagaaccgTCGCCGGCGCAGAAACGAGAACGGTCTAGAAGAGCCCGAAGACATCAGCGACAGCGAAGATGAAAGCCTCGAGAGGAAGCTCGCCCGCCTCCGCAGGGAAGTAGAAGAACTGAAAGACGAGATGGCCGCTCGACAGACCGAAACCGAACCAGAAGCCGCAGAAGGAAAGGAGCCCACGGACGACGGAGTGCTCGAACTAAGCCGCGCCCTGGACAACCTCTATACCTCCCGAACCGACAACACAGGATCACACTCCGCAGCTACACTTCTAGCACAAAAGATCGCAACCAAATCCACATCCCAAACCGCTGCACCCAGCACCCAGAACGCAGATGTCACACAACAACCCGAACCAACAGCCCCCGCATCCTCCGGCGTCCTCGCCCACGCCGCCGCATTCGACGGCCGTCTCGCCCTCATCGAAGCCGCCATGGgcatctccagctcctccaaccccttcGTCAGCGACGGAATCTCCGAACCCGCGCTCCAGCCCGTCCTCCCCGCCGTCGACCACCTCACATCCcgcctcaccaccctcatgAACATCCTCGTCGGCCCGAACCCCGTCTCCGCCGTACCAACCATGGGCTCCGCACCCCCCTCCACAACAGTCACCACCCCGCATCTCGAGACCCTCTCCACCCGAGTCCGCAAACTCACCGCAGACACAGAAGCCCTTGCCTCCGCGCGCAAACGTGCCGTGGACGCCGCCAAGGCAGCTCAGAACGCGCGCATCGCATCCGCCGCCATTGAGCCCTCAGACATGTCCGTCTCTTCGTCCTCCGCTACGGAGGTCGATCCGGCTGCTACCCAGCGCGATGAACAAGCCACTAAGATCCAGGCCCTCTACGCTACTCTCCCCACGATccaatccctccatcccatcctccccagcgTGCTAGAGCGTCTCCGCTCCCTGCGCGCTATCCACGCTGGTGCAGCGCAGGCCTCCGAGTCACTTGATACCCTGGAGAAGCGACAGGCAGACATGGCAAGAGAGATCGAGCAGTGGCGCGAGGGTCTGCAGGTAGTCGAGGAAAAGATGGGACAGGGCGAAGCAGCAATGAAGAGCAATATCGAGCTTGTGGAACCTTGGGTCCGGGATTTGGAGGCTAGATTGGATCGTTTGGAGGGGCAGGGCGCATGA
- a CDS encoding YOS1 family protein (COG:U;~EggNog:ENOG410PRZ5;~InterPro:IPR013880;~PFAM:PF08571;~TransMembrane:2 (o6-23i65-84o)), protein MFFFGLGKLVYVIILLINSLAVLSEDRFLARIGWGRTQNDPAFGATYDTTSVKAKTINLIASVRTVMRIPLIVINTIIIVYELILG, encoded by the exons atgttcttcttcggtcttGGGAAGCTCGTTTACG tcatcatcctcctcatcaactccCTCGCTGTCCTCTCCGAAGACCGCTTCCTAGCCAGAA TCGGATGGGGCCGCACACAAAACGACCCAGCTTTCGGCGCAACCTACGATACCACCAGCGTCAAAGCGAAGACCATTAATCTGATTGCGAGTGTGAGGACTGTTATGCGAA TACCGCTTATTGTGATCAATACGATAATTATTGTGTACGAGCTTATTCTGGGTTAG
- the creB gene encoding ubiquitin C-terminal hydrolase CreB (COG:O;~EggNog:ENOG410PG83;~InterPro:IPR038765,IPR001394,IPR018200,IPR028889;~MEROPS:MER0014642;~PFAM:PF13423,PF00443;~go_function: GO:0004843 - thiol-dependent ubiquitin-specific protease activity [Evidence IEA];~go_process: GO:0006511 - ubiquitin-dependent protein catabolic process [Evidence IEA];~go_process: GO:0016579 - protein deubiquitination [Evidence IEA]), whose translation MGSFLRSFRRDVGSSTPSVGATPAKKEPLALPMTPLEKMLQEMGSDSVRQDGSDKFFGMENYGNTCYCNSILQCLYYSVPFREAVLNYPTRTPIETLEAALAKNLRYQNFAANQEAEAQAEKQRLANAQRPGAPPAQPPKPEDKDSSEYKKKIALQSLPLLETKNNAGSYGMSESLFTSLKDIFESVVASQSRIGIVRPQHFLDVLRRENEMFRSAMHQDAHEFLNLVLNEVVANVEAEAMKQPIPSLPPADTTDSSRQSISSGSKTPNTTRWVHELFEGTLTSETQCLTCENVSQRDEIFLDLSVDLEQHSSVTSCLRKFSAEEMLCERNKFHCDNCGGLQEAEKRMKIKRLPRILALHLKRFKYTEDLQRLQKLFHRVVYPYHLRLFNTTDDAEDPDRLYELYAVVVHIGGGPYHGHYVSIIKTQDRGWLLFDDEMVEPVDKNYVRNFFGDKPGLACAYVLFYQETTLEAVLKEQEMENMNASAADANEAAVKPNGFPHPSGLAHVHSASQIPVPDEPQRHTGLRRAPTAPQLPTHTEYTGPDIEPSSPAVATPPPVPPIPETVNRPLSPKKSDIQSKKERAKEEKERKAAEKELEKQRRKEQEARVKENQRREEAELKAALEASKASKADEDRRNPTENGKDGDPKKTSNGLSRLKRGSKSFSQRLAKDKESRASSSSGLPSVPSAEPLTPRQPPLEPVQPLSPRKTSPPKESHIVHKPLGQDDEPDALKSPKGDRAGHGKWRSFSIRKKSFSILS comes from the exons ATGGGGTCTTTTCTGAGGAGTTTCCGGAGAGATGTG GgatcttccactccttcggTCGGGGCGACTCCCGCGAAGAAAGAACCCCTGGCGCTTCCGATGACCccgctggagaagatgctgCAGGAAATGGGTTCGGATTCTGTTCGACAAGACGGTAGCGACAAGTTTTTCGGCATGGAGAAC TACGGAAATACTTG TTACTGTAACTCAATCTTGCAGTGTCTCTATTATTCAGTACCCTTTCGCGAAGCCGTGCTCAACTATCCGACACGAACGCCGATAGAAACCCTAGAGGCTGCGTTGGCGAAGAACCTTCGCTATCAAAACTTCGCCGCGAACCAGGAAGCTGAGGCACAAGCGGAGAAACAAAGACTTGCCAACGCTCAGCGACCCGGCGCACCTCCCGCTCAGCCACCGAAACCCGAAGATAAAGACTCTTCTGAgtacaaaaagaaaatcgcCCTGCAGTCGCTGCCGCTGTTAGAAACGAAAAACAATGCAGGCAGCTATGGAATGTCAGAATCGCTCTTCACATCACTCAAAGATATATTCGAATCGGTCGTTGCGAGCCAGTCCAGGATAGGTATCGTACGACCACAGCATTTCCTCGACGTTCTTCGCCGTGAGAACGAAATGTTTCGGTCGGCGATGCATCAAGATGCTCACGAATTCCTGAACCTTGTGCTGAACGAAGTAGTCGCCAATgtagaagcagaagccatGAAGCAACCTATACCGAGCTTACCGCCAGCCGACACCACCGACTCCTCCCGGCAGTCGATCAGTTCGGGCTCTAAAACTCCCAACACAACGCGATGGGTGCACGAGCTGTTCGAGGGAACCTTGACATCAGAGACACAGTGCTTGACGTGCGAGAATGTTTCCCAGCGCGATGAGATTTTCCTAGATTTGTCGGTAGATCTGGAGCAGCACTCGTCGGTCACTTCATGTCTGAGGAAATTCTCAGCAGAAGAGATGCTCTGCGAGCGAAACAAGTTTCACTGCGATAACTGCGGTGGGCTCCAGGAGGCCGAGAAAAGGATGAAAATCAAGCGCCTCCCGCGAATTCTGGCCCTGCACCTCAAGCGATTCAAATATACCGAGGATCTCCAGCGACTGCAGAAGCTCTTTCATCGGGTCGTGTACCCTTACCATCTTCGTCTTTTTAACACAACAGACGATGCGGAGGATCCCGATCGCCTATACGAGTTATACGCCGTGGTGGTCCACATTGGGGGCGGTCCTTACCACGGGCATTATGTGTCTATCATCAAGACGCAGGATCGCGGATGGCTGCTCTTTGATGACGAAATGGTGGAGCCTGTTGACAAGAACTACGTGCGCAACTTCTTTGGTGATAAGCCTGGCTTGGCATGTGCCTACGTCCTATTCTACCAGGAGACTACATTGGAGGCTGTTTTGAAGGAGCAAGAGATGGAGAACATGAATGCCAGTGCGGCTGATGCGAATGAAGCTGCTGTGAAACCGAACGGCTTCCCCCACCCCTCGGGATTGGCACATGTTCATAGTGCCTCGCAGATCCCTGTGCCAGACGAGCCCCAACGACACACGGGCCTCCGACGAGCCCCCACCGCACCTCAGCTACCCACACATACAGAATATACCGGTCCAGACATTGAGCCGTCAAGTCCCGCGGTAGCAACTCCACCTCCGGTTCCGCCAATTCCTGAAACTGTCAACCGGCCTTTGAGCCCTAAGAAGAGTGACATTCAATCCAAGAAGGAGCGAgctaaagaagaaaaggagcgCAAAGCAGCTGAAAAGGAGTTGGAAAAGCAGCGCcggaaagaacaagaagcgaGGGTTAAGGAAAATCAGCGACGCGAGGAAGCTGAACTAAAGGCTGCCCTGGAGGCCAGCAAAGCATCGAAAGCAGATGAGGATCGACGCAATCCTACGGAGAACGGGAAGGACGGCGATCCAAAGAAAACCAGCAACGGTCTTAGCCGGTTGAAACGGGGCAGCAAGAGTTTCAGTCAGCGCTTGgccaaagacaaagaaagccgtgcttcgtcgtcgtctggCCTGCCGTCAGTTCCTAGTGCCGAGCCTCTAACACCACGCCAGCCGCCATTGGAGCCCGTCCAGCCGCTCTCACCGCGGAAGACCTCCCCACCAAAGGAGTCGCACATCGTTCATAAGCCCCTGGGCCAAGATGACGAGCCAGACGCTCTCAAGAGCCCCAAGGGCGACCGGGCAGGGCATGGGAAATGGCGGAGTTTCAGCATCCGGAAGAAGTCGTTCAGCATCCTTTCATAA
- a CDS encoding uncharacterized protein (COG:S;~EggNog:ENOG410PFK3;~InterPro:IPR011990,IPR027417,IPR007111,IPR000433, IPR042621;~PFAM:PF05729;~SECRETED:SignalP(1-24);~go_function: GO:0005515 - protein binding [Evidence IEA];~go_function: GO:0008270 - zinc ion binding [Evidence IEA]) — protein MGTAIDPVLMSSVCNVMMAFITLCAQCVKLLEKGKAYQYFKEGKWILSNQNPIREGLDKLKALSEQKEHVQQMIMMKEILNSSDKIDIVDGKIDGISEYVSKRSDEVARQDDLSRINKDLRITSEDGVLMGHRVYTETLRMAKDKTCQFLESTSYMNWALNKDEGVPPLLVVTGEAGTGKSVLSASIFLDVKEKEMFAAYYSFPSMPKSRKYHQQPLEDCVKATGLQLAEQNPDYRRRLLHFLNTEEGRAKGTGYKGLLDSLNIWQAPDKMICYLILDGLDNLAEQECKDFMNHLITNQIPSKRNSLRICVTGSRKLLRAYSKQKDCLQSEEMECYNQRVIADYTAKFLEKKDLLQEDFLDFADLRKSICEAVTKNARGSFHKVQKWLDRIENLVQSDSRDELIRFLNALSRGGSDLAKSELQDLERILDWKEIAELNELIIWCEFSMSKDVLLDIDQLEALLFIRSNSPPLSSLRKKIRDRFSLILEERDDGVRLRDEMRQWVILDQNKDQQSAISATISLQNTSIEVAQRFFWDLANHSLMNRFNFDAYQMDMAKPSIHRIRVTELNAHLVIVKRTFEFLRKAPDPLSRPIGGILLRELPAHLAVLQEPSQLEQLKDTDRRTIGENVQELFLSPISLERHWDVLQQTRWHTSSDTIDSFWKWLSDDAAIKHPIIWDKIREVWNNPKRNQKLFESLARLAGHKWLQDRSPSSTTASFEWLRAFLNMDAEIDYTSQNSDFSSEGDDHSFRSDDSIKDDYVTKAEKWCERVLGPSRMREQDVWVQRLAETYEYANSYKKAFKKYQETSKLLERMGDIDRERHGKVLVRLASLAGDEDEALQYLKQALGLSASNINARYALFKSLWSRNCGEELSDLVLETLKLRTASGPMGHLGLVIKMAFEDNDYDDTQVMNLPCIISSICSSSADNFASLLENMQIAIENAKTQDQVKTWATLLWHKGIALAYYSETPSHADQAVIAWTECAELIMKRLKHQSAGAILLDKVGQQLGCHYFTQTLKDPDNAETYSRKLEEVYQNQRGIVHGMSAAKTYLAADLIRRGKQPDAEALFQANIREAFGLLSDDTTGNDMDGFCLLFSIFLHTGDRVNALHAYSLIARRVLDAEILKEWLQSDEKTTTPEAAELREYFQEVCNEPTNVWYKVIELVEFLWQSQRKLMNETLWSDDDAAKMTSYGALFESMERYEKALHDASSDYTCDGCDCFLETSTNMYSCKACYNFQLCESCFQRFQHGALKLPLCHIEHDYVRIPPWDAKAHVRAFRRRVLMDATVADDGYLVGGREVPVVEWLNCLKAKWDPQGDWEFR, from the exons ATGGGTACTGCCATTGATCCGGTCCTGATGAGCTCGGTTTGCAATGTCATGATGGCCTTTATAACGCTCTGTGCTCAGTGTGTGAAGCTTCTCGAGAAGGGCAAGGCTTACCAATACTTCAAAGAAGGAAAATGGATTTTGTCGAATCAGAATCCCATCAGAGAAGGTCTCGATAAGCTCAAAGCCCTTTCCGAGCAGAAAGAACATGTTCAgcagatgatcatgatgaaggaAATCCTAAATTCGAGCGACAAGATCGACATCGTGGATGGTAAAATCGATGGAATTTCCGAGTACGTCAGCAAGCGCTCTGATGAAGTCGCCCGCCAGGATGATCTGAGTAGAATCAATAAAGATTTGCGTATAACTTCGGAGGATGGGGTATTGATGGGTCATCGTGTGTATACGGAGACCCTTCGCATGGCGAAAGACAAAACATGCCAGTTCCTCGAGTCGACGTCTTATATGAACTGGGCGCTCAACAAGGATGAAGGTGTACCACCATTGCTTGTGGTCACTGGGGAAGCAGGAACAGGAAAGAGTGTCTTGTCAGCCTCAATCTTTCTGGACGTcaaggagaaagaaatgtTCGCCGCCTATTATTCCTTTCCCTCGATGCCAAAAAGTCGCAAATACCACCAGCAACCGCTGGAGGACTGTGTCAAAGCCACAGGACTACAATTGGCAGAGCAAAATCCAGACTACCGACGGCGCTTGTTGCACTTTCTGAATaccgaggaaggaagggccAAGGGGACTGGCTATAAGGGCCTACTGGACTCCCTGAACATTTGGCAGGCTCCAGATAAGATGATCTGTTATCTCATTCTGGATGGCCTGGATAACCTGGCCGAGCAGGAGTGTAAGGATTTCATGAATCAtctcatcaccaaccaaaTTCCCTCTAAAAGGAACTCCTTGCGCATCTGTGTCACGGGGTCAAGGAAACTATTGCGCGCGTACTCAAAGCAGAAAGATTGTCTGCAATCTGAGGAGATGGAATGCTACAATCAAAGAGTAATTGCTGATTACACTGCAAAGttcttggaaaagaaagacttgTTGCAGGAAGACTTTCTGGACTTTGCTGACCTTAGAAAGTCGATATGCGAGGCAGTAACGAAGAACGCCCGTGGTAGCTTCCACAAAGTGCAGAAATGGCTTGACAGGATTGAGAATCTGGTTCAATCAGATAGCAGAGATGAACTCATTCGCTTTCTCAATGCGTTGAGCCGGGGAGGGTCGGACCTTGCCAAATCTGAGCTGCAAGATCTCGAAAGAATACTTGACTGGAAGGAGATTGCGGAACTGAATGAGTTGATTATTTGGTGCGAATTCAGCATGTCCAAGGATGTGCTTCTCGACATTGACCAACTCGAAGCCTTGTTG TTCATTCGCTCGAATTCACCGCCGTTAAGTTCTCTACGAAAGAAAATACGGGATAGGTTTTCTTTGATcttggaggagagagatgatgGAGTTCGACTTCGCGACGAGATGAGGCAATGGGTAATCCTGGATCAGAACAAGGACCAGCAATCAGCCATTTCGGCTACAATATCCCTCCAAAACACAAGCATCGAAGTAGCCCAGCGGTTCTTCTGGGATCTGGCCAATCATTCATTGATGAATCGGTTTAACTTTGATGCCTACCAGATGGACATGGCGAAGCCTTCGATTCATCGCATTCGAGTCACGGAACTGAACGCGCATTTGGTAATCGTGAAACGCACCTTCGAATTTCTCAGAAAAGCACCTGATCCTCTTTCGAGGCCAATTGGGGGAATTCTATTGAGAGAGCTTCCGGCTCATTTAGCAGTCCTGCAGGAACCCTCTCAGCTTGAACAACTCAAGGATACCGATCGACGAACCATAGGTGAAAATGTCCAAGAACTATTTCTAAGTCCAATAAGCCTTGAAAGACATTGGGATGTTCTGCAACAGACAAGATGGCACACGTCCTCAGATACCATAGACTCATTCTGGAAATGGCTGTCGGACGACGCTGCAATCAAACATCCGATCATTTGGGACAAGATCAGAGAGGTTTGGAATAACCCGAAACGGAACCAGAAGCTCTTTGAGTCACTAGCGAGGTTGGCTGGTCACAAATGGCTCCAGGACCGATCACCCAGTTCCACCACGGCGTCCTTTGAATGGCTCAGGGCTTTTCTCAATATG GATGCAGAAATCGATTATACAAGCCAAAATTCAGACTTTAGCTCCGAAGGGGATGACCATAGTTTCAGATCCGACGATAGCATCAAAGATGATTACGTTACAAAGGCTGAGAAATGGTGCGAGAGGGTACTGGGACCAAGCCGCATGCGCGAACAAGATGTTTGGGTCCAACGGCTAGCCGAAACATATGAGTATGCCAATAGTTACAAGAAAGCTTTCAAGAAATATCAGGAG ACCAGTAAGCTACTAGAGCGGATGGGGGATATTGATCGGGAACGACATGGGAAAGTGTTGGTTCGTCTAGCGTCACTGGCCGGGGACGAGGACGAAGCTTTGCAATACCTCAAGCAAGCCCTGGGGCTGAGCGCCAGCAATATCAACGCCAGATATGCACTATTCAAGAGTTTGTGGTCTCGCAACTGCGGAGAGGAGCTGAGCGACCTGGTTCTCGAAACACTAAAGCTCAGAACGGCTTCAGGGCCCATGGGACATCTGGGTCTAGTGATTAAGATGGCCTTCGAAGATAATGACTATGATGACACTCAGGTGATGAATCTGCCGTGCATCATTAGCTCTATatgctcctcctctgccgATAACTTCGCTTCACTACTGGAAAACATGCAGATAGCAATCGAAAATGCCAAGACACAGGATCAGGTCAAAACGTGGGCCACCTTACTTTGGCATAAAGGGATCGCACTCGCATACTATTCCGAAACCCCTTCTCATGCTGATCAGGCGGTCATAGCGTGGACAGAATGCGCTGAGCTCATTATGAAGAGGCTCAAGCACCAGTCTGCTGGTGCAATTCTACTGGACAAAGTTGGGCAGCAGCTGGGCTGTCATTACTTCACACAGACATTGAAAGACCCTGATAACGCTGAAACATATTCTCGGAAATTGGAGGAAGTATACCAGAACCAAAGGGGTATTGTTCATGGCATGTCTGCTGCGAAGACATACTTGGCGGCAGACTTGATCCGGCGTGGAAAACAACCGGATGCCGAAGCGCTCTTCCAGGCAAACATCAGAGAGGCATTTGGCTTACTATCTGATGACACAACTGGTAATGACATGGACGGTTTTTGCCTTCTGTTTTCAATATTCCTTCATACGGGTGACCGAGTCAATGCCCTTCATGCCTATTCGCTTATAGCTCGTCGTGTCTTAGACGCCGAAATTTTGAAAGAGTGGCTACAGTCTGATGAGAAAACTACAACACCGGAAGCTGCCGAGCTCAGGGAGTACTTCCAAGAAGTCTGCAACGAACCGACCAATGTATGGTACAAGGTCATAGAACTTGTGGAATTCTTGTGGCAAAGCCAACGCAAGTTGATGAACGAGACCCTCtggagtgatgatgacgcAGCCAAAATGACTTCCTATGGGGCGCTATTTGAATCCATGGAAAGATATGAGAAGGCGCTCCATGACGCTAGCAGTGATTATACATGTGACGGGTGTGACTGCTTCCTAGAGACAAGCACGAACATGTATTCATGCAAGGCTTGCTATAATTTTCAACTATGTGAGTCGTGTTTCCAGCGCTTCCAACACGGGGCGCTCAAACTACCTCTCTGCCACATCGAGCATGATTATGTGCGGATCCCACCCTGGGATGCTAAGGCCCATGTTCGCGCATTTCGGCGCAGAGTCCTTATGGACGCTACTGTTGCAGATGATGGGTATCTGGTTGGGGGCCGAGAAGTCCCGGTTGTGGAGTGGTTAAATTGCTTGAAAGCGAAATGGGATCCCCAGGGGGATTGGGAATTCCGGTAA
- the ALG12 gene encoding dolichyl-P-Man:Man(7)GlcNAc(2)-PP-dolichol alpha-1,6-mannosyltransferase (CAZy:GT22;~COG:G;~EggNog:ENOG410PI08;~InterPro:IPR005599,IPR039485;~PFAM:PF03901;~SECRETED:SignalP(1-20);~TransMembrane:8 (n5-20c24/25o97-115i127-144o180-208i220-242o278-298i305-322o328-350i357-382o);~go_component: GO:0005788 - endoplasmic reticulum lumen [Evidence IEA];~go_function: GO:0016757 - transferase activity, transferring glycosyl groups [Evidence IEA];~go_function: GO:0052824 - dolichyl-pyrophosphate Man7GlcNAc2 alpha-1,6-mannosyltransferase activity [Evidence IEA];~go_process: GO:0006488 - dolichol-linked oligosaccharide biosynthetic process [Evidence IEA]), giving the protein MGRDVVFLLLLAAIPALVLLHLAAAPYTKVEESFHIQAIHDILSSGIPTRNVSETLRAEYDHFAFPGAVPRTFVGAVMLSGLSQPFIWLKANIDRQFLARAILGLFNAASLLAFASGLRRTAGKTTAIWYLLFQASQFHIFYYASRTLSNMFAFGLTTLALRYVLPEPVSPTVYKKRARLSLYLITVAGIIFRSELAIFLATNTLFLFATRRITIQREIIPAGILGLLVGLTSTVLVDSFFWQQFPLWPELAAFKFNVISGQASAWGTHPWHFYFTNAVPRLLLNPLTYIVGIPFALYQPSTRGLAANTLIPSLFFLAIYSAQPHKEWRFIIYTIPALTAAASLGASYIWTHRTKSLLYRLLSLVMLTSTFASFLLSTFVLLPASSANYPGAHALNTLHAYAENTTTNSSPNTISVYLGNLACQTGVTRFLQHPSSPSESTTPTWHYDKTEDETTKSSPTFWSQFDYVLVEPSEESEKVLGSWEVVDTVDGFAGLRIVRPGDEAVGAVEEKVVAYVLGDEGVRLFEKARRFVRDVITKGWRAEVRMEPKIRILRKGVEV; this is encoded by the exons ATGGGGAGAGATGTCG tgttcctgctgctcctcgccGCAATCCCGGCCCTtgttctcctccatctcgccGCAGCTCCCTACACTAAGGTAGAAGAGTCGTTCCACATCCAGGCTATTCATGATATACTGTCCTCGGGAATCCCAACTCGCAATGTCTCCGAGACGCTGCGCGCTGAATATGATCACTTTGCCTTCCCTGGCGCCGTCCCTAGGACGTTCGTTGGCGCCGTGATGCTGTCCGGCCTGTCGCAACCATTTATCTGGTTGAAGGCCAACATTGACAGACAATTCCTTG CACGCGCCATTCTGGGTCTCTTCAATGCTGCCTCATTACTGGCATTTGCTTCTGGTTTGCGCCGCACTGCGGGCAAGACCACCGCAATCTGGTATCTACTTTTCCAAGCCAGCCAGTTCCACATCTTCTACTACGCATCGCGGACCCTATCGAACATGTTCGCATTTGGCCTCACCACCCTGGCCCTACGATATGTCCTCCCAGAGCCCGTGAGCCCGACAGTATACAAGAAGCGGGCCCGCCTCTCCCTCTACCTCATAACCGTCGCCGGCATCATCTTCCGCTCCGAACTGGCCATCTTCCTCGCAACCAacaccctctttctcttcgcgaCCCGTCGCATCACCATCCAGCGCGAGATCATCCCCGCCGGCATCCTCGGCCTGCTTGTCGGCCTCACCTCCACCGTCCTCGTGGACTCCTTCTTCTGGCAACAATTCCCCCTCTGGCCTGAACTCGCAGCCTTCAAATTCAACGTCATCTCCGGTCAAGCCTCCGCCTGGGGCACCCACCCCTGGCACTTCTACTTCACCAACGCCGTTCCGcgtctcctcctcaaccctctCACCTACATCGTGGGCATCCCCTTCGCTCTCTATCAACCCTCCACCCGCGGCCTCGCAGCCAACACTCTCATTCCTTCCCTGTTCTTCCTCGCCATCTACAGCGCCCAACCCCACAAAGAATGGCGCTTCATCATCTACACCATCCCCGCGCTCActgccgccgcctccctCGGCGCATCATACATCTGGACCCATCGGACTAAATCCCTCCTCTACCGTCTTCTCTCCTTAGTTATGCTCACATCCACCTtcgcctccttcctcctctctacTTTTGTACTCCTCCCCGCCTCGTCAGCGAACTACCCCGGTGCTCACGCCTTGAATACCCTCCACGCTTATGCCGAGAACACCACTACCAACTCGTCCCCCAACACCATTTCCGTCTACCTAGGCAACCTCGCCTGCCAAACAGGCGTCACTCGCTTCCTTCAacacccctcctctccttcagaGTCAACCACACCTACTTGGCACTACGACAAGACCGAGGACGAAACCACCAAATCATCCCCGACCTTCTGGTCACAGTTCGACTACGTCCTCGTCGAACCAAGTGAAGAGTCGGAGAAGGTCCTCGGATCCTGGGAAGTCGTCGACACAGTTGATGGCTTCGCAGGACTAAGGATCGTTCGGCCGGGTGATGAGGCCGTCGGggctgtggaggagaaggtggtaGCATATGTGTTGGGGGATGAAGGGGTGAGGCTGTTCgagaaggcgaggagatTTGTGAGGGATGTGATTACGAAGGGGTGGCGGGCTgaggtgaggatggagcCGAAAATTAGGATTTtgaggaagggggtggaagtATAA